The proteins below come from a single Bubalus kerabau isolate K-KA32 ecotype Philippines breed swamp buffalo chromosome 19, PCC_UOA_SB_1v2, whole genome shotgun sequence genomic window:
- the LOC129634423 gene encoding histone H3-like centromeric protein A translates to MGPRCRKGKPETPRRHPASPVPAAHRPAPSLGTSSRPSARRRHGILKEIRTLQKTTHLLLRKNPFCCLAREICVQFTHGVDFNWQAQALLALQEAAEAFLVHLFEDAYLLSLHAGRIMLFPKDVQLARRIRGIQEGLG, encoded by the coding sequence ATGGGCCCCCGCTGCCGGAAAGGCAAGCCCGAAACACCAAGGAGGCACCCTGCGAGCCCGGTTCCCGCCGCCCACCGGCCGGCCCCGTCCTTAGGCACATCCTCCCGTCCATCTGCTCGCCGGAGACATGGAATCCTGAAGGAGATCCGAACTCTTCAGAAGACCACACACCTGCTGTTAAGAAAGAACCCCTTCTGCTGCCTGGCAAGAGAAATATGTGTTCAATTCACTCATGGTGTGGACTTCAATTGGCAAGCCCAGGCCCTGTTGGCCCTACAAGAGGCGGCAGAAGCATTTCTAGTTCATCTCTTCGAGGATGCCTATCTCCTCTCCTTACACGCCGGCCGCATCATGCTCTTCCCGAAGGATGTGCAGCTGGCCCGGAGGATCCGAGGCATTCAGGAAGGGCTTGGCTGA